One window from the genome of Desulforamulus ruminis DSM 2154 encodes:
- the rnc gene encoding ribonuclease III: MSKQEEAIQRLKVKLGFRWHNPALLTQALTHSSCVHESRGHGLCHNQRLEFLGDAVLELLISEHLYQMFPDRTEGELTKKRAASVCEPSLAKVARGLDLGRCLRMGRGEERSGGRERPSILADAFEALLGAIYLDQGLEVTRKFVLACLQPVIEDVVAGRLDRDYKTELQETLQQTSPEPLSYVIMNETGPDHNKTFTAGVIYRGQVIGRGNGHSKKEAEQQAAKDAFAHLGVIRAAVPKNGSTSKLPE; this comes from the coding sequence TTGTCAAAACAAGAAGAGGCGATCCAGCGCCTTAAAGTGAAACTGGGTTTCCGGTGGCATAACCCCGCGCTGCTTACCCAGGCCTTGACCCACAGCTCCTGTGTGCATGAAAGCAGGGGCCACGGGTTGTGTCATAACCAGCGTCTGGAGTTTCTGGGGGATGCGGTGCTGGAACTTTTGATTAGTGAACACCTTTATCAGATGTTTCCAGACCGGACCGAAGGAGAATTAACCAAAAAAAGGGCGGCTTCCGTTTGTGAACCTTCATTGGCCAAGGTTGCCCGGGGGTTGGATCTGGGCCGTTGCCTGCGCATGGGACGCGGAGAGGAACGTTCCGGCGGCCGGGAGCGGCCATCCATTCTGGCAGATGCCTTTGAAGCGTTGTTAGGAGCCATTTATCTGGATCAAGGACTGGAGGTCACACGAAAATTTGTGTTGGCCTGTCTTCAGCCGGTCATTGAAGATGTGGTGGCCGGACGATTGGATCGGGATTATAAAACCGAACTTCAGGAGACACTGCAGCAAACTTCTCCGGAACCCTTAAGCTATGTAATTATGAATGAAACCGGGCCGGATCATAATAAGACCTTTACGGCCGGGGTAATTTACCGGGGGCAGGTCATTGGCAGAGGGAACGGTCATTCCAAAAAAGAGGCTGAACAGCAGGCTGCCAAAGACGCTTTTGCGCACCTTGGGGTGATTCGGGCCGCTGTTCCCAAAAACGGCTCTACTTCTAAATTACCAGAGTAA
- the smc gene encoding chromosome segregation protein SMC, which produces MEIQGFKSFRERIKLELSPGLTVVVGPNGSGKSNITDAISWCLGEQRVSNLRGSRMEDVIFAGSDQRKPVGMAEVTLTLDNSARLFQLPYEEIAVSRRFYRSGESEYSINKVPCRLKDIHALFMDTGLGRGAYSLIGQGKVDEILSSRPEERRSIIEEAAGIVKYRHRKEEAVRKMQGATQDLNRVLDIISELETRLEPLSLQAEKTRQFNDLQKELRNWELSLFKRDWDDLHSRLKEIKGQLELAKKELNQEKPLYQEKYEETKGRLTALEEAVSAAREQVFELDRSIERQQNRLTLIQDQAGVQGEEARRLQQELQEAREGAKRILAEQAGEQEKLNQIQKEMDHSPDKEWEKQLTEMEQGLSRKQEQQEQLNGEMIDQLNVVANHRGNKNQAADRREQLNQRLKHLERIAGEAEAKKKGLQENVAESTGKISHLLERKKQISLDQEHTEKELKQSALELDSLQKQRSTAKEELIARQSRLKVLEEHFKSRSGFMRPVRELLRAPDAPAGICGTVVDLIKVPAGFETALEAALGGALQNLVTETSNQAKEAIAFLKKRQLGRVTFLPLDSLRPAPPGEWEKRALDLPGIVGLAAKLVEVEPRYRSVVELLLGRLVVADTLENAIKAARRTEQRLRLVTLTGELFHPGGSLSGGGAVKNAGGLLHTRREREQLTQEVQELNLRVEELTAALAEKQRSQQHLTDRLQELQRVEGALELEIQACRLNLQQSREELDRADQHEQENQWEAAGVQEELARWAQRELKAAEDLAAAEAQLAALQDQLTETQEELASLRKRKSELEQTVQQMRIHRAERRQELLGLQKILERLQKELNEKNLFIATAEENLGNLSRKTAELGAQEEQIRQELYRMDQERTRAVQGLAGKQKQREALAQEVRQLEEKLEQLQEQWLQNNQRVHHLELQQERLQAELEFLSSRFLEKGIEDPADLVVEPVANKKQARWEIQRLKEQLEAIGPINPGAEEEYREVTERHAFLLGQKNDLEESHRSLEQLIGELNRLMASQFVQAFTIINKNFDRVFQQLFGGGGASMTLTEEDSLTCGIEIMARPPGKKNQNLSLLSGGERALTAIALLFAILEYKPSPFCVLDEIEASLDEANVRRFADYLANTSGEVQFIVISHRKGTMEKADTLFGVTMDGTGVTQLLSLSLDEYKQSGKRLA; this is translated from the coding sequence TTGGAAATCCAAGGATTTAAATCCTTTCGTGAACGGATTAAGTTGGAATTGAGTCCGGGTCTGACCGTTGTGGTGGGCCCCAATGGCAGTGGGAAAAGCAATATTACCGATGCCATCAGTTGGTGTCTGGGAGAGCAGCGGGTCTCCAATCTAAGGGGCTCCCGCATGGAGGACGTCATTTTTGCAGGAAGCGACCAGCGGAAACCCGTCGGCATGGCCGAGGTGACGCTAACCCTGGATAACAGCGCCCGGCTGTTCCAGCTCCCTTACGAAGAAATCGCGGTTTCCCGGCGTTTTTACCGGTCCGGTGAAAGTGAATACTCGATTAACAAGGTCCCCTGCAGGCTCAAGGATATCCATGCCCTATTCATGGATACCGGTTTAGGCCGGGGGGCCTATTCACTTATCGGTCAGGGGAAAGTGGATGAAATATTGAGCAGCCGGCCGGAAGAGCGCCGGTCCATTATCGAAGAGGCGGCCGGAATTGTTAAATACCGCCACCGCAAAGAAGAGGCGGTTCGGAAAATGCAGGGGGCGACCCAGGATTTAAACCGGGTGCTGGATATTATCTCGGAACTGGAAACCCGCCTGGAACCCCTTTCCCTTCAGGCTGAAAAGACAAGACAGTTCAACGACCTGCAAAAGGAACTGCGCAATTGGGAATTATCCCTCTTTAAACGGGATTGGGACGATCTGCACAGCCGTCTTAAGGAGATCAAAGGCCAACTGGAGCTGGCGAAAAAAGAACTAAACCAGGAAAAACCTCTTTATCAGGAAAAATATGAGGAGACCAAAGGACGGTTAACGGCTTTGGAAGAGGCCGTCTCCGCCGCCAGGGAACAGGTTTTTGAACTGGATCGCTCCATTGAGAGACAGCAGAACCGGCTCACCCTCATTCAGGATCAAGCCGGTGTTCAGGGAGAGGAAGCCCGGCGGCTGCAACAGGAACTTCAGGAAGCCCGGGAGGGGGCCAAGAGGATCCTGGCGGAACAGGCCGGAGAACAGGAGAAATTAAACCAGATCCAAAAGGAAATGGACCATTCCCCGGATAAAGAATGGGAAAAGCAACTGACCGAAATGGAACAGGGCTTGAGTCGTAAGCAGGAGCAGCAGGAACAGCTTAATGGGGAAATGATTGATCAACTCAATGTGGTTGCCAACCACCGGGGCAATAAAAATCAAGCTGCGGACCGCAGAGAACAGTTAAACCAGCGGTTAAAGCATCTGGAGAGAATTGCCGGGGAGGCGGAGGCAAAGAAAAAGGGGCTCCAGGAGAATGTTGCTGAAAGCACGGGGAAAATATCCCACCTGTTGGAGAGGAAAAAGCAAATTTCTCTGGACCAGGAGCACACGGAAAAAGAGCTAAAACAATCAGCCCTTGAACTGGACTCCCTACAGAAGCAGCGATCCACCGCCAAGGAAGAGCTGATTGCCCGGCAATCCCGGCTCAAGGTACTGGAAGAGCATTTTAAATCCCGCAGCGGTTTTATGCGGCCGGTGCGGGAGCTTTTGCGGGCCCCGGATGCGCCGGCGGGAATTTGCGGCACAGTGGTGGATTTAATTAAAGTTCCCGCCGGGTTTGAAACCGCCCTGGAAGCAGCCCTGGGAGGCGCCCTGCAGAATCTGGTTACGGAAACCTCCAACCAGGCTAAAGAAGCCATTGCCTTTCTAAAAAAGCGTCAGTTGGGCAGAGTGACCTTCCTGCCCCTGGATTCCCTGCGCCCGGCCCCGCCGGGAGAATGGGAAAAAAGGGCTCTGGACCTGCCGGGCATTGTGGGCCTGGCGGCCAAGCTGGTGGAAGTTGAACCCCGCTACCGTTCGGTTGTGGAACTGTTATTGGGCCGGCTGGTGGTGGCGGATACTCTGGAGAACGCCATAAAGGCCGCCCGGCGCACGGAGCAGCGTCTGCGCCTGGTGACCCTGACCGGGGAACTTTTTCATCCCGGGGGCTCCCTTTCCGGGGGCGGAGCGGTGAAGAATGCCGGAGGCCTGCTGCACACCCGCAGGGAAAGGGAGCAGTTGACTCAGGAAGTTCAGGAATTAAACCTCCGGGTGGAAGAGCTCACGGCGGCCTTGGCGGAAAAGCAAAGGAGTCAGCAGCATTTAACGGACCGGCTGCAGGAACTGCAGCGGGTGGAAGGGGCCCTGGAACTGGAAATTCAGGCCTGCCGGTTAAATTTGCAGCAGTCCCGGGAGGAACTGGACCGGGCGGATCAGCATGAACAGGAAAATCAGTGGGAAGCAGCCGGTGTTCAGGAAGAGCTGGCACGTTGGGCCCAAAGGGAGTTAAAGGCGGCAGAAGATCTGGCTGCCGCAGAAGCACAGTTGGCAGCCCTGCAGGATCAACTGACGGAGACTCAGGAAGAACTGGCTTCTTTGAGGAAGCGGAAGTCGGAGCTGGAACAAACCGTACAGCAGATGAGAATTCACCGGGCGGAACGCCGCCAGGAACTGCTTGGTCTGCAAAAAATCCTGGAACGGCTGCAAAAAGAATTGAACGAGAAAAACTTGTTTATAGCAACCGCTGAGGAAAACCTGGGGAACCTGAGCCGGAAAACCGCCGAACTGGGAGCTCAGGAAGAACAGATCCGTCAGGAGCTGTACCGCATGGATCAGGAACGAACCCGGGCGGTGCAAGGGCTGGCCGGAAAACAAAAGCAACGGGAGGCCTTGGCGCAAGAGGTTCGGCAGTTGGAGGAAAAATTAGAACAACTCCAGGAACAGTGGCTGCAAAACAATCAAAGGGTTCATCATTTGGAACTGCAGCAGGAACGGCTGCAAGCGGAACTGGAATTTTTGTCTTCCCGGTTTTTGGAAAAAGGCATTGAAGATCCGGCGGATTTGGTGGTGGAGCCGGTTGCCAATAAAAAACAAGCCCGTTGGGAAATCCAGCGGTTAAAAGAGCAGTTGGAGGCCATTGGCCCTATCAACCCCGGAGCCGAGGAGGAATACCGGGAAGTGACCGAAAGGCATGCCTTTCTCCTGGGACAGAAAAATGATTTGGAGGAAAGCCATCGGTCCCTGGAACAATTGATCGGGGAATTAAACCGTTTGATGGCCAGCCAGTTCGTACAGGCCTTCACCATCATTAACAAGAATTTTGACCGGGTATTTCAGCAGCTTTTTGGTGGCGGCGGCGCTTCCATGACTCTGACCGAAGAAGATTCCCTGACCTGCGGCATTGAAATTATGGCCCGGCCGCCGGGCAAAAAAAATCAAAACCTTTCCCTGCTGTCCGGCGGAGAGAGGGCCCTGACGGCCATTGCCCTGCTGTTTGCCATCTTAGAATATAAACCCAGCCCTTTCTGTGTGCTGGATGAAATTGAGGCTTCCCTGGATGAAGCCAATGTTCGCCGTTTTGCAGATTACCTGGCCAATACCTCCGGTGAAGTACAGTTTATTGTTATCAGCCACCGGAAAGGAACCATGGAAAAGGCCGACACCCTGTTCGGGGTAACCATGGATGGCACCGGGGTCACGCAGTTGCTGTCCTTGTCCCTGGATGAGTATAAACAGAGCGGCAAACGCCTGGCCTAA
- the ftsY gene encoding signal recognition particle-docking protein FtsY: MGFFNRLKESLTKTRESFVEKIDQVVTGRKGIDEELYEELEEVLIQADVGVNTAMTLVERVRKGVKARNVQEAYRLKDIFQEELEYLMGEKISPIQLNPEGPTVIMVVGVNGVGKTTTIGKLAHNYKEQGKKVLLAAGDTFRAAAIDQLEIWAQRVGVDIIKHQEGSDPGAVAYDAVHAARSRKADILLIDTAGRLHNKSNLMDELRKVYKVIARELPGAPHEVLLILDATTGQNALNQTKIFSEAVHVTGIALTKLDGTAKGGVVTAIVTEMAIPVKLIGIGEGMDDLKQFNPKDFIDALYGVNKEDQ; the protein is encoded by the coding sequence GTGGGCTTTTTTAATCGTTTAAAGGAAAGTTTAACCAAAACACGGGAATCCTTTGTGGAAAAGATCGACCAGGTGGTTACCGGTCGTAAAGGCATTGACGAAGAGCTTTATGAAGAACTGGAAGAGGTATTAATTCAGGCTGATGTGGGTGTAAATACCGCCATGACCCTGGTGGAGCGGGTTCGTAAGGGAGTAAAGGCCCGCAACGTGCAGGAGGCTTACCGGTTAAAAGATATTTTTCAGGAAGAGCTGGAATATCTGATGGGGGAAAAGATTTCTCCCATTCAGTTGAACCCAGAAGGCCCCACGGTGATCATGGTGGTTGGGGTCAACGGAGTGGGCAAAACCACTACCATCGGGAAACTGGCCCATAATTACAAAGAACAGGGCAAAAAGGTGCTGCTGGCTGCCGGAGACACCTTCCGGGCGGCGGCCATTGATCAACTGGAAATATGGGCTCAGCGGGTGGGGGTGGATATCATCAAACACCAGGAGGGCTCCGATCCCGGGGCGGTGGCTTATGACGCCGTCCACGCGGCCCGTTCAAGAAAGGCCGATATTTTGTTGATTGATACCGCGGGCCGCCTGCATAACAAGAGCAACCTGATGGATGAACTAAGAAAAGTTTACAAGGTGATTGCCCGGGAACTTCCGGGAGCGCCCCACGAAGTCTTGCTGATACTGGATGCCACCACCGGCCAAAACGCCTTGAACCAGACCAAAATATTTAGCGAGGCGGTCCATGTGACCGGCATTGCCTTAACCAAATTAGACGGCACGGCCAAGGGCGGCGTGGTTACCGCCATTGTAACCGAGATGGCCATACCCGTGAAGCTTATTGGCATTGGGGAAGGGATGGATGACCTAAAACAGTTTAACCCCAAGGATTTTATCGATGCCCTCTATGGTGTAAACAAGGAGGACCAATAA
- a CDS encoding hemolysin family protein — protein sequence MGDDTSFSIMLVMKILLALFLVFLNGLFVAAEFSFVKVRPTRLAQLIAEGNRRAKDAQVCVNNIDTYLSVCQLGITLSSLGLGWLGEPVVAKLLEPLLYSLGMTSSTALHSVSFVVAFALVTFLHVVFGELVPKSLAIQRAESVTLWLAGPMRMFYYPFYPGIVLFNGTANRILRKLGVQPASEHEESHSEEELQMLVSESYKGGHLDKNEWRLLQNVFEFERRVAREVMVPRPDVVFLDREKSLEENLEIARNTEHTRFPLIDGDSDHVVGLVHIKDLFRLQSGSTMDQVKRNIMMVPEGIPLDRLLRQFQQNHEHMAVVVDEYGGTSGIITMENVLEELVGEIQDEFDQECPQVTTEKEGTFIVDGRMLLEEASEMFCLPVDEEEEYDTLGGFVFGKLGKRPRVGDVVELPEHQLEVAEMQGLRIHRIRLMIINKNLCQDVLAS from the coding sequence ATGGGTGACGACACGTCATTCAGTATTATGCTGGTGATGAAGATTTTGCTGGCTCTTTTTCTGGTGTTTTTAAACGGCCTCTTTGTGGCGGCGGAGTTTTCCTTTGTCAAGGTGAGACCCACCCGGCTGGCCCAATTAATTGCCGAAGGAAACCGGAGAGCCAAGGATGCGCAGGTTTGTGTCAATAACATTGATACCTACCTTTCGGTCTGCCAGTTGGGTATTACCCTGTCCAGCCTGGGTCTGGGCTGGTTAGGGGAGCCGGTGGTGGCCAAATTATTGGAACCCCTGCTGTATTCCCTGGGCATGACTTCATCAACAGCGCTGCATTCTGTTTCTTTTGTAGTTGCTTTTGCACTGGTGACCTTTTTGCATGTGGTGTTCGGGGAACTGGTGCCCAAGTCGCTGGCCATCCAGCGGGCGGAAAGTGTTACCCTGTGGCTGGCCGGACCCATGCGGATGTTTTATTATCCCTTTTACCCGGGAATTGTACTGTTTAACGGTACGGCCAACCGGATTTTACGGAAGCTGGGGGTTCAGCCGGCCAGCGAGCACGAGGAAAGCCATAGTGAAGAAGAACTGCAGATGCTGGTTTCCGAGAGTTATAAAGGAGGGCATCTGGATAAAAACGAATGGCGTTTGCTCCAGAATGTATTTGAATTTGAAAGGCGGGTGGCCAGGGAGGTTATGGTACCGCGTCCGGATGTGGTCTTTCTGGACCGGGAAAAGTCCCTGGAAGAAAATCTGGAAATCGCCCGCAACACGGAACACACCCGTTTTCCGCTGATCGACGGCGACAGCGATCATGTGGTGGGGCTGGTACACATTAAAGACCTCTTTCGTTTGCAGTCCGGTTCCACTATGGATCAGGTGAAACGCAACATCATGATGGTGCCCGAGGGCATTCCTCTGGACCGACTGTTGAGGCAGTTTCAGCAGAACCACGAGCATATGGCGGTGGTGGTGGACGAATACGGCGGTACCAGCGGGATTATCACCATGGAGAATGTACTGGAAGAACTGGTGGGGGAAATTCAAGACGAGTTCGACCAGGAATGTCCCCAGGTGACCACGGAAAAAGAAGGAACCTTCATCGTAGATGGCAGGATGCTCCTGGAAGAAGCATCCGAGATGTTCTGCCTGCCGGTGGATGAAGAAGAAGAATACGATACCCTGGGGGGCTTTGTTTTTGGCAAACTGGGCAAGCGCCCCAGGGTGGGTGATGTGGTGGAACTGCCGGAACACCAATTGGAGGTGGCCGAAATGCAGGGCCTGCGCATTCACCGCATTCGTTTAATGATTATAAATAAAAATCTTTGCCAGGACGTACTGGCATCCTAG
- a CDS encoding N-acetylmuramoyl-L-alanine amidase yields the protein MRKIIVIDPGHGGYDPGAVGSKGLQEKAVTLAVAKQVATLLRGAGIDARLTRDSDTALGSTTSADLSARARLANQAEADVFVSIHCNSAKNNTAKGTEVYHYPGSIQGNALAKAVHDSVIPVLCLPDRGIKTDNFAVLKETNMPACLVEIAFISNPGEENLLGYAAFQELTATAIAHGIANYLGVELPEPVQPGTVRIIVDGQVLTGMLIADRSYAPVRALAEALGRTVEWNEKTQTVNIA from the coding sequence ATGAGAAAGATCATCGTCATAGATCCAGGCCACGGCGGGTATGATCCCGGCGCTGTAGGGTCCAAGGGGCTGCAGGAAAAGGCAGTCACCTTGGCGGTAGCCAAACAAGTGGCCACACTACTTCGGGGAGCCGGTATCGACGCGAGGTTGACCCGGGATAGTGATACAGCCCTTGGCAGTACCACCAGCGCCGACCTCTCTGCCAGGGCTAGGCTGGCCAACCAGGCTGAAGCCGATGTGTTTGTGTCCATTCACTGCAATAGCGCCAAAAACAATACCGCCAAGGGTACAGAAGTATACCATTATCCTGGAAGTATCCAGGGGAATGCCCTAGCCAAGGCTGTGCACGACTCTGTAATTCCTGTCTTGTGCCTCCCGGATAGAGGCATTAAAACCGATAATTTTGCAGTGCTTAAAGAAACCAATATGCCCGCCTGTCTGGTGGAAATAGCGTTTATCAGCAATCCAGGGGAAGAGAATTTGCTGGGGTATGCTGCCTTTCAGGAGTTAACCGCCACAGCTATTGCCCATGGAATCGCCAATTACCTGGGCGTGGAGCTGCCTGAACCGGTTCAACCCGGAACCGTGAGGATTATTGTAGATGGCCAGGTGTTAACGGGCATGCTGATTGCGGACCGGTCTTATGCCCCAGTGAGGGCATTAGCGGAAGCTCTGGGACGGACGGTGGAGTGGAATGAAAAGACACAAACGGTGAACATTGCATAA